The Candidatus Liberibacter solanacearum CLso-ZC1 genomic interval AGGAAAGTATGGTATTTTAAGAAAGAAGGAAAACGCATACGATTACCTAACGTCTATGGTACTAAAGACTTCATGGAAACGTATGCCGATGCTCTTGCGGGACGTTTAAGACAGAAAGGCGACCATGGAAGCAAAGGAACGTTCAAATGGCTTATTGATCAGTACAGATTAAGTGGACATTTCCAATCTTTAAATCCTACTACTAGAAGAGTAAGAGATAATCTGTTTTATCAGATTATCAAAGATTCAGGTGATATTCCTTTTGCTAAAATAACACGCAGACATCTACAAAACGCTGTAGATAGAAGATCAAGTAAGCCATCAGTGGCAATATCATTTTTAAAAGCCATTTCCCCAGTATTTAAATGGGCGGAAACGTGTGAATTAATTACAAAGAATCCAGTAATCGGGGTATGCCGACCCCCTATCCGAACGATAGGAATGCATACATGGACAATGGAACAAGTAGAAGTTTACCGTAAACATCATCCTATCAATACAATGGCAAGATTAGCTTTAGAGCTTATGTTGTTTTTAGGACTAAGACGATCCGATGTAATAAGAATTGGCAAACAACACGTCAAAGACAGTGTTTTATCAATCCATACCAAAAAAACAGGCAAACAAGTTCATGTTCCGATTTTTGAAGATTTGCAAAAATGCTTAGATGCAGTAGGAGTAGATAGAGGTACTTTTTTAATCACTGCTATCGGCAAACCTTTTTCTTCTTCAGGTTCTTTTGGAAACTGGTTTAGAGATAGATGCAAAGAAGCAGGGCTTCCCGATAAATGTAGAGCTCACGGATTAAGAAAAGCAGGAGCAACTATTGCAGCTAATGCGGGTGCTAGTCCACATGAACTTATGGCCATGTTTGGATGGTCAAAAACAGATATGGCTGACCTTTATACAAGAGAAGTAAACTCAAAGAAACTTGCTTATAAAGCGGCTAAAATGATAGCAGATTGTGTGTAAAAAGTAAGACTATACGGCTTCTAAGTCATTGATTCTTCATGATTCGGATTTAGTCCTACTTTAATGTAAGTTATTGATTTTTCAACCATATATTAAACGCGCCGGGATCACCACTTGATCCTATAAACCATAGGGTTAAAGTTGTTTTATGTTAAAATTAGTCGCACTATTTTTATAGGAAAGACTTTTGATTAAGTAATAATTCGGCTTCAATTTCTCTCCTCACAAGACCAATCCTTATAGCTTCTTGCCACCTGCAAAAATCCACCCTTTACATTGAATGGATGCATCATTCAAATCTTCCGAATCAAAACTTTGCGAAGAGTGGAGTATTTATATCCGCTAATGCCGAAATTAAATATGAAATC includes:
- a CDS encoding tyrosine-type recombinase/integrase, with the protein product MTKHRYPYLSHETTRHGRKVWYFKKEGKRIRLPNVYGTKDFMETYADALAGRLRQKGDHGSKGTFKWLIDQYRLSGHFQSLNPTTRRVRDNLFYQIIKDSGDIPFAKITRRHLQNAVDRRSSKPSVAISFLKAISPVFKWAETCELITKNPVIGVCRPPIRTIGMHTWTMEQVEVYRKHHPINTMARLALELMLFLGLRRSDVIRIGKQHVKDSVLSIHTKKTGKQVHVPIFEDLQKCLDAVGVDRGTFLITAIGKPFSSSGSFGNWFRDRCKEAGLPDKCRAHGLRKAGATIAANAGASPHELMAMFGWSKTDMADLYTREVNSKKLAYKAAKMIADCV